A window from Rhizosphaericola mali encodes these proteins:
- a CDS encoding TetR/AcrR family transcriptional regulator produces MARIKTAKDESRKDVILTAAAELFRERGYKATSMRDLAEKVGIEAASLYNHIDSKQELLVDICFTITSNYSEFMTSVEQMKETTQLQKIETILRFQIKEMVDNFNNNYVANREWMHLDDSEQNNFREQRHQYRKRFNQIITKGIELGEIKESINVPATVWLLLNATYGIESWHRSRVQVPPSALEDNMITILISGLKK; encoded by the coding sequence ATGGCAAGAATTAAAACAGCAAAAGACGAGAGTCGTAAAGATGTAATACTTACGGCTGCTGCGGAATTATTTAGAGAAAGAGGTTACAAGGCCACCAGTATGAGAGATTTAGCAGAGAAAGTGGGAATAGAAGCTGCTAGCCTGTATAATCATATAGATTCCAAACAAGAGCTACTGGTAGACATTTGTTTTACAATTACCTCTAATTATAGTGAGTTTATGACATCTGTAGAACAGATGAAAGAGACAACACAATTGCAAAAAATTGAAACTATATTAAGATTTCAAATAAAGGAAATGGTAGATAATTTTAATAATAATTATGTTGCCAATAGGGAATGGATGCATTTGGATGATTCAGAACAAAATAATTTCAGAGAACAAAGACATCAATATCGTAAAAGATTTAATCAGATTATCACTAAAGGTATTGAATTGGGAGAAATTAAAGAAAGTATAAATGTGCCTGCAACAGTATGGTTGTTGTTAAATGCTACTTATGGTATTGAATCTTGGCATAGATCACGTGTACAAGTACCTCCTTCTGCATTGGAGGATAATATGATTACAATTTTGATTAGCGGATTGAAAAAATAA
- a CDS encoding thioredoxin family protein — protein MKKIIKFEKKDCAPCNMVSEYLDRKGVDYEKINAFDQPEVAAKFRVRSLPTVIVLEKDEEVGRIIGFKPDELNRLVEAV, from the coding sequence ATGAAAAAAATAATCAAATTCGAAAAGAAAGATTGCGCTCCTTGTAATATGGTTTCTGAGTATTTAGATAGAAAAGGTGTGGATTACGAAAAAATTAATGCTTTTGATCAACCAGAGGTCGCCGCTAAATTTCGCGTAAGATCTTTGCCTACTGTAATTGTATTAGAAAAAGATGAAGAAGTTGGACGCATCATCGGATTTAAACCAGATGAATTAAACCGTTTGGTTGAGGCTGTATAG
- the nrdE gene encoding class 1b ribonucleoside-diphosphate reductase subunit alpha: protein MKNVVIEKKWILLNNEIMVKDNDDYRLDKDKEAVRSYFLDYVNKNTVFFYNLKEKIDYLIDNEYYINFYDSYTFEEMEEVYDLIYAHKFRFPSFMSAFKFFQSYALRDDSGEKFLERYEDRIAAIALYLARGNKAQALEFADLLIRQEYQPATPTFLNAGKKRSGELVSCFLDEVGDNLNGIGYAIDSAMKLSSIGGGVSFNMSKLRGRSEAIKGVDGLASGVLPVMKIMEDTFSYANQLGQRPGAGASYLNIFHSDIEEFLDCKKINVDEKVRIKSLSIGVIVPNKFMELASSDEPCYLFYPHTVFRAYGQYLDEMDMTVMYEELLSNPKVRKKKINARVLLAKIAQTQKESGYPYIFYKDNANKQHALNGLGQIKFSNLCTEIMQLSQVSNIGSYGEQDEIKYGISCNLGSLNIATVMDNKRIKESVKSAMTALSIVSDMTSITMVPSIRKANEELHSVGLGAMNLHGYLAKNFIMYESTEALDFCNVFFMMVNYYSIERSMEIAKEKGKTFAGFEKSAYASGEYFDKYVNDEYIPTTDKVKGLFAGIEIPTKEDWAKLKEQVKEYGLYNAYRIAIAPNQSTGYIMNATPSVMPIVDIIEVREYGDSTTYYPMPYLTNDNYFFYKSAYEMDQTKVLRLISVIQRHVDQGISTILHTNSTDSTRDLAKYYVYGHKMGLKSLYYTRTRKSSINECVSCAV from the coding sequence ATGAAAAACGTAGTCATAGAAAAAAAATGGATCTTGTTGAACAACGAGATAATGGTAAAGGATAACGATGATTATAGATTAGATAAAGATAAAGAAGCGGTTAGATCCTATTTCTTGGACTATGTAAATAAGAATACGGTATTTTTCTATAATTTAAAGGAAAAGATTGATTATCTTATTGATAATGAATATTATATCAATTTTTACGACTCATATACTTTTGAAGAGATGGAAGAAGTGTATGATTTGATTTATGCACATAAGTTTCGTTTTCCTTCATTTATGAGTGCGTTCAAATTTTTCCAGAGTTATGCTTTGCGTGATGACTCCGGCGAAAAATTTTTGGAAAGATATGAAGATCGTATTGCTGCTATTGCGTTGTATTTGGCTAGAGGTAATAAAGCTCAAGCATTGGAATTTGCTGATTTATTAATCCGTCAAGAATACCAACCAGCAACGCCTACATTTTTAAATGCGGGTAAAAAACGTTCTGGTGAATTGGTTTCTTGCTTTTTGGATGAAGTAGGAGATAACTTGAACGGTATCGGTTATGCAATTGACTCTGCGATGAAATTATCCTCTATTGGTGGTGGCGTATCTTTCAATATGTCCAAACTGCGTGGTCGTAGCGAAGCTATTAAAGGCGTGGATGGCTTGGCAAGTGGAGTACTTCCTGTAATGAAAATCATGGAAGATACATTCTCTTACGCCAATCAATTAGGTCAAAGACCTGGTGCCGGAGCTTCTTATTTGAATATATTTCACAGTGATATAGAAGAGTTTTTGGATTGTAAAAAAATCAACGTAGATGAAAAAGTACGTATCAAGTCTTTGTCTATCGGCGTGATTGTTCCCAATAAATTCATGGAATTAGCAAGTTCGGACGAACCTTGTTATTTGTTTTATCCTCATACTGTTTTCCGCGCTTATGGTCAATATTTGGATGAAATGGATATGACGGTGATGTATGAAGAGTTACTATCCAATCCAAAAGTGCGTAAGAAAAAAATTAATGCGCGTGTATTGTTGGCAAAAATTGCCCAGACGCAAAAAGAAAGTGGATATCCTTATATATTCTATAAAGACAATGCAAATAAACAACATGCATTGAACGGATTGGGACAAATCAAATTTTCCAATTTGTGTACGGAGATTATGCAATTGTCTCAAGTCTCTAATATTGGAAGTTATGGTGAGCAAGATGAAATTAAATATGGTATCTCTTGTAATCTGGGTTCTTTAAACATTGCTACGGTAATGGATAATAAAAGAATTAAAGAATCTGTGAAATCAGCCATGACTGCTTTGTCCATCGTTTCGGATATGACAAGTATCACAATGGTGCCTTCTATCAGAAAAGCAAATGAAGAGTTACATTCAGTTGGGTTGGGTGCGATGAATTTGCACGGATATTTGGCAAAAAACTTCATTATGTATGAAAGTACAGAAGCATTGGATTTCTGTAATGTATTTTTCATGATGGTCAATTACTATTCGATTGAAAGATCTATGGAAATTGCCAAAGAAAAAGGTAAAACTTTCGCTGGATTTGAAAAGTCCGCCTACGCTTCTGGTGAATATTTTGACAAATATGTCAATGACGAATATATACCAACTACAGATAAAGTAAAAGGTCTATTTGCGGGTATTGAAATTCCTACTAAAGAAGATTGGGCAAAATTGAAAGAACAAGTAAAAGAGTACGGTTTGTATAATGCCTATCGTATCGCCATTGCTCCTAATCAATCTACTGGATATATCATGAATGCGACACCATCAGTGATGCCAATTGTAGATATTATCGAAGTGAGAGAGTATGGTGATAGTACGACATATTACCCAATGCCTTATTTGACAAATGATAACTATTTCTTCTATAAGTCCGCATATGAAATGGATCAAACAAAAGTTTTGCGTTTGATTTCTGTTATACAAAGACACGTAGATCAAGGTATTTCAACAATCTTGCATACTAATAGTACAGACTCCACAAGAGATCTAGCTAAATATTATGTGTATGGTCACAAGATGGGATTGAAATCTTTATACTATACGCGTACTAGAAAATCTTCTATCAACGAATGCGTATCTTGCGCAGTATAG
- a CDS encoding NAD(P)/FAD-dependent oxidoreductase has product MHLKKALILGGGPAGLTAASELSKSSNIQPIIIEKSNEWGGLSRTINYKGNRIDIGGHRFFSKSDRVMDWWKAQMIPSSDATFIEDTDDVLMICHRLSRIYFKKRFFDYPITVSKKTIFNLGYGNSILIGFSYLKSVLFPIKKERNLEDFFINRFGQRLYRTFFKSYTEKVWGVSCQDINADWGVQRIKELSISKTIAHFFKKNRQNLGSDISQKDVETSLIEYFYYPKYGPGQMWELVAQQLDERNVLLQRNTEIVKMNVNGNKIKSVIIRKDNREALITADYFISTIPVTHLIKSLGNQVPDHIKNIAASLKFRDFITIGVLLDKSSLQSLKDNWIYIQEPYVKVGRIQIFNNWSPYMVKDPENTLWVGLEYFCNEGDELWNMSEDALKKLACEELLALAFINSPSNVLDSVVIKVPKAYPAYFGSYNQFSEIRAYLDQFENLFMIGRNGMHRYNNQDHSMLAAFEAVSKIIKQDKDKRSIWEVNTESVYNES; this is encoded by the coding sequence GTGCATCTTAAGAAAGCCCTGATACTTGGTGGTGGTCCTGCTGGATTGACTGCTGCTTCTGAATTGAGTAAAAGCTCTAATATTCAACCTATCATTATAGAGAAAAGTAATGAATGGGGAGGTTTGTCTCGTACAATTAATTATAAAGGAAATAGAATTGATATAGGAGGGCATCGTTTTTTTTCCAAATCTGATCGCGTAATGGATTGGTGGAAAGCCCAAATGATTCCGTCATCGGATGCAACTTTTATAGAGGATACAGATGATGTATTGATGATATGTCATCGCCTGTCTCGCATTTATTTTAAGAAAAGATTTTTTGATTATCCGATTACTGTTAGTAAAAAGACTATTTTCAATTTAGGATATGGCAATTCGATACTAATTGGTTTTAGTTATCTTAAAAGTGTTTTATTTCCAATAAAGAAAGAACGGAATTTAGAAGATTTTTTTATTAATCGCTTTGGTCAGCGATTGTATCGTACTTTTTTTAAAAGTTATACAGAGAAAGTTTGGGGCGTATCTTGTCAAGATATAAATGCAGATTGGGGTGTCCAACGTATAAAAGAATTGTCCATATCTAAAACGATTGCACATTTTTTTAAAAAAAATAGGCAAAACTTGGGTTCTGATATTAGTCAAAAAGATGTAGAGACTTCGCTTATTGAATACTTTTATTATCCTAAGTATGGACCTGGACAAATGTGGGAATTGGTGGCTCAGCAGTTAGATGAGCGCAATGTTCTGTTGCAGAGGAATACTGAGATAGTTAAAATGAATGTCAATGGCAATAAAATTAAATCGGTTATTATACGAAAAGATAATCGGGAGGCGCTGATTACTGCGGATTATTTTATCTCGACTATTCCTGTTACTCATTTAATCAAAAGCCTTGGTAATCAGGTTCCTGATCATATTAAAAATATTGCCGCATCTTTAAAATTTAGAGATTTTATAACCATTGGAGTCTTGTTGGATAAATCAAGTTTGCAATCGTTAAAAGATAATTGGATTTATATACAAGAGCCATATGTAAAAGTTGGTCGGATTCAGATTTTTAATAATTGGAGTCCGTATATGGTGAAAGATCCTGAAAATACGTTGTGGGTCGGTTTGGAATATTTTTGCAACGAAGGTGATGAATTATGGAATATGTCTGAAGATGCATTGAAAAAGTTGGCGTGTGAGGAGTTGCTTGCATTGGCATTTATAAATAGCCCGTCTAATGTATTGGATAGTGTCGTTATAAAAGTGCCTAAAGCATATCCTGCTTATTTTGGTTCGTACAATCAATTTTCTGAAATAAGAGCATATCTCGATCAATTTGAAAATTTATTTATGATTGGTAGGAATGGTATGCATCGTTATAATAATCAAGATCATTCTATGTTAGCTGCATTTGAAGCTGTATCTAAAATAATCAAACAAGATAAGGATAAAAGGTCCATATGGGAAGTAAATACCGAAAGTGTATATAACGAAAGTTAA